From the bacterium genome, one window contains:
- a CDS encoding bifunctional 3,4-dihydroxy-2-butanone-4-phosphate synthase/GTP cyclohydrolase II, producing the protein MFSVIPEAIDALKNGKMLIVVDDENRENEGDLVIPSSLITPSSINFMAKQGRGLICVSITEERASELNLHPMLAEPQDIHKTAFTVSCDYKYGTTTGISAYDRARTIKAIIDKDTKPDDLARPGHIFPLVARNGGVLVRAGHTEASLDLAKLAGFYPSAVICEIMDEDGDMARLPFLIDFAKKHNLKIITIASLIEYRRKKEKLIKRITETSLPTKFGAFKLIAYSSLIDKGIHLALVKGEIKGRKNVLVRVHSQCLTGDIFHSLRCDCGEQLRKSLEMIEEEKQGVLLYLIQEGRGIGLLDKLKSYSLQDEGMDTVEANKALGFPPDLREYGTGAQILVDLGLSSIRLLTNNPRKIIGLEGYGIKIKERIPIPGEINPKNITYLKTKKEKLGHILEV; encoded by the coding sequence ATGTTTTCTGTAATCCCTGAGGCAATAGATGCCCTCAAAAATGGTAAGATGCTCATCGTGGTTGACGATGAGAATAGGGAGAATGAGGGGGACCTTGTGATACCATCTTCCCTTATCACCCCTTCTTCCATAAACTTTATGGCAAAGCAGGGGCGGGGGCTTATCTGTGTCTCAATAACAGAGGAAAGGGCAAGTGAATTAAATTTACATCCTATGCTTGCTGAGCCACAAGACATCCATAAAACAGCATTTACGGTCTCCTGCGACTACAAATACGGAACAACCACAGGCATATCTGCTTATGATCGGGCAAGGACAATAAAGGCAATTATAGACAAGGATACAAAACCAGATGATCTGGCAAGACCAGGGCACATATTTCCATTAGTAGCAAGGAATGGCGGTGTCCTTGTGCGTGCTGGACATACAGAGGCATCCCTTGATTTGGCAAAGCTTGCTGGTTTCTATCCATCTGCTGTAATATGCGAGATTATGGATGAAGATGGAGATATGGCAAGGCTTCCCTTTCTTATTGATTTTGCAAAAAAGCATAATTTAAAGATAATAACCATTGCAAGCCTTATCGAGTATAGAAGGAAAAAGGAGAAGCTAATAAAGAGGATAACAGAAACAAGCCTTCCCACAAAATTTGGAGCCTTCAAGCTTATTGCCTATTCTTCATTGATCGACAAGGGAATCCACCTTGCCTTAGTAAAGGGTGAGATTAAGGGAAGAAAAAATGTATTGGTTCGGGTTCATTCCCAATGCTTAACCGGTGATATATTCCATTCCTTAAGGTGTGATTGTGGTGAGCAATTAAGAAAAAGCCTTGAAATGATAGAGGAGGAAAAACAAGGTGTCCTTCTATATCTCATCCAGGAGGGAAGGGGGATTGGGCTTTTGGATAAGCTTAAAAGCTATAGCCTTCAGGATGAAGGTATGGATACCGTAGAGGCAAACAAGGCTTTGGGATTTCCTCCTGATTTAAGGGAGTATGGGACAGGAGCCCAGATATTGGTTGACCTTGGTCTTTCGAGCATAAGGCTTCTTACCAACAACCCAAGGAAGATAATTGGCTTGGAAGGCTATGGAATAAAGATAAAAGAGAGGATTCCCATTCCAGGAGAGATAAACCCAAAGAATATAACCTACCTTAAGACAAAGAAGGAAAAGCTTGGACATATTTTGGAGGTTTAG